The genome window CACCGCCAGCCGCGAGAAAATCGACTCGCGCGCCCGCGCCGAAGTGGGCCGGGTGTGCAAGCCGCGCGGCGCCTTGAGCCGCCTGCCGTGAGCTTGTCCTGCAATAATTCGCATCGCATCACTTTTCTTCGAGGCGTATTTCGATCGAATCCGGGAACGCGGTTTAGTCGAATCGGCCAGCGCGATTTAATCGAATCGGCTAACGCCTCTTGCCTCGAAGCCGCGGACGATAGATAACCCGTTCTGCCGGGATCCCGCAAGTTCGCGGTCAGGTTAGGCCGCTTGTTTGCGCCTCTGGCGGATTGACGAAATTTTAGCTACCAATCATTAGATTTCTGAACTCAAGAGCTTCGATGCTGAAGGATCAATAATACTCGCGCCATGCCTGGAAACCCGCAACCCAAGTTTTCCGACGCCGCGCTTGCCGAGTACCGGCAACTGCTGGGCCGCTACCCGACGCGGCAGGCTGCGCTGCTGCCGACGCTGTGGATCGCGCAGCGCGAGTTCGGATGGCTCAGCGATGAGACGCTGGACTATGTCGCGCATCTGATGGAACTGCCGCCCGCGCACGTGCGCGCGGTGGTGTCGTTCTACACGATGTTCCATCGCAAGCCGGTCGGCCGCTACCTGCTTGACGTGTGCACGAATCTCTCGTGCCGGCTGCGTGGCGCCGAGAAAATCGTGGGCTGCATCCGGCGCCGGCTGAAAATCGAGATGGGCGAGACGACGCCCGACGGCAAGTTCACGCTGGCCTCGGTCGAATGCATGGCGTCATGCGGGACGGCGCCGATGCTTCAGCTCAACCAGGACGCGTACGTCGAAAACCTCACCGAAGAAAGCATCCTCAAACTGATCGACGAGCTTGCCGCCCGTGACAATTGAGTTAATCGCCGGCGCGATCAAAGCGATCCTGATGATCCTGGCCGGATTGAGTCTGTCGCTGTTCCTGCTCTATTTCGAGCGCAAGGGCAGCGCGCTGATCCAGGACCGAATCGGATCGAATCGCGCCACGCTGACCGGACTGGGCAAGCGCATGGGGATGCCCAACCTCGGAATCATCAACACCACCATCGCCGACCCGGTCAAAATGTTCACCAAGGAAGACTTCATTCCGGCCGGCGCGGACAAATTTCTGCACACGCTGGCGCCGTTCCTGTCGCTGTTCCCGGTGATGATCACGTTCGTCGTGATCCCGTTTGGCGACACGATTTCGATTGCCGGCCATCGCATCGGTCTCGAGGCGGCCAACCTCAACGCCGGCGCGCTCTATCTGCTCGCGACGATCGGCCTTGGCGTATATGGCGGCGCGCTTGCAGGATGGTCCTCGAACAATCGATGGGCGCTGCTCGGCGGGATACGCACGACGGCGCAGATGATCTCGTACGAGCTCGCGATGGGACTCGCGATCGTGTCGGTGATCATGACTTTCGGCACCCTGAACTTGCAGGAAATTGTGCGCGGGCAGGGCGGTGTGTGGTTCGGATTTTTGCCGCGCTGGGCAATTTTCACGCAGCCGCTCGCCTTCATTCTCCTGCTGGTGGCGGGCGCTGCGGAGACCAAGCGCATTCCGTTCGACCTGCCAGAAAGCGAGTCGGAACTGATCCAAGGTTATTTCATCGAATACTCCGGCGGCAAGCAGGCGGTCTTCATGCTGACCGACTTTGCCGAGCAGGCGCTCGTCGCGATGCTGCTGACAACGTTCTTCCTTGGCGGATGGCAGATTCCGTGGCTCATGCGCGACGGCTTTCATCTCCCGGGCGGCGCATTTCTTGCCCTCCCCGCGCTGGCGGTCTCACTGATGGGCGTAGTCGCGTTCCTGGTCAAGGTTGTCGCGCTGTGCATGTTTCTCGGCATGGTGCGATGGACTCTGCCGCGCTTCCGCTACGATCAGTTGATGCGTCTGGGATGGAAAGGACTGGTGCCGCTCGGACTGCTCAACGTGCTGGTGACCGCATTCGTCGTGGTGGCAACCGGGAGAGTCCAGTGATGCCGCCGTTCCTGTATATTTTTCTAGGCGCGTTGGCAGTCATCTCGGCGCTCGGAGTCATCATCCAACGCAATCCGATTCATTCGCTGCTCGCCTTGATCGCGACACTGATGACCGTCGCCGTCCTGTTCATTGCCGAAGACGCCGTTGTGGTCGGCTTCCTGCAAATCATCGTCTATGCCGGCGCGATCATGGTTCTGTTCCTGTTCGTGATTTGGCTGTTGAATCTTCAAGTCGAGACCGGTCCGACGGGTCATCTCGCGCTCAAGTTATTCGGCTCACTCGCCGCGGCTCTGCTGGCGACTGAGCTGTTTTTTATCCTCGCTCGCCCTCATCTGCAGGTGAAGTTCACTCACGAACCCGTGGACTATGGTTCGCTCGCAAGCCTCGCCGGGAAGCTGTTCACCGACTACCTGGTCGCTTTCGAGGTGACCTCGGTGCTGCTGCTGGCCGCGGTGGTCGGTTCGGTCGCGCTGGCGCGGCGGCTGCCAGGCACGGATGACCCGCGCGCTGCGAGGAAGATCGCGTCATGATTCCGCTCACCTACATGATGTCGCTGAGCGCGATCATCTTCGCGATCGGCGTGGCCGGCGTGATCATCCGCCGCAACATTCTCGTGATGTTCATGTCGATCGAGTTGATGCTCAATGCCGTAAATCTCGCCTTCATCGCGATCGGCAGCCGGCTCGGCTCGATGGACGGCCAGGTGATCGTTTTCTTCGTAATGACTGTCGCGGCGGCCGAAGCGGCGGTTGGCCTGGGCATCATCATCTCGGTTTTCCGCAATCGTGAGACCGTCCACGCCGACGACCTGACTCTGATGAGATGGTGACCAATACCAATGACGGTTGAGTTTCCAGCACTCGCGCTTATCCTGCTGTTCCCGGCGCTCGGCGTCGTATTCAACCTGTTCCTCGGGCCCAGGTATGGACGCGGCGCGGTCAACGTCGTCGGACCGGGCGTCATGTTCGCCGCGTTCGGCGTTGCGACGTGGGCATTTTTGACGCTGCTCGCGATGCCCCCGGGTGGCGCGCTTGCCGTGCATCTGTGGGGATGGATCCAGGCGGGGAGATTTCACGCCGAGCTCGGCCTGCGCCTCGACGCGTTGTCGGGCGTGATGGTGATGATAGTCACCGGAGTCGGCGCACTAATTCATCTTTACTCAGTCGGATACATGGCGCACGACGAGGATTTTGCGCGTTTCTTTACCTACATGAACTTGTTCGCGTTCTCGATGCTCATACTAATTCTCGCGAACAACTTGCTAATGATGTTCGTGGGATGGGAGGGGGTCGGACTGTGTTCCTACTTGCTAATCGCATTTTGGTACACGAATCCTCAGTACGCCTATAACGGCCGCAAGGCATTTGTCGTCAACCGAATTGGTGACGCCGGCTTTCTGCTCGGAATCTTCACCATCGTCGCCACGCTCGGTGCGCACGGCGTGTGGACGCTCGACTTCGTCGAGCTTCACAACAACGCTGCCCTGCTCGGCGGCGCCGCTGCCACCGCGGCCGGTTTCCTTCTCTTCATCGGCGCGACCGGCAAGTCGGCGCAGATTCCGCTCTACGTATGGCTGCCCGACGCGATGGTCGGCCCGACTCCGGTCAGCGCGCTGATCCACGCGGCGACGATGGTTACCGCGGGCGTGTACATGATCGCGCGGCTGGGTTTTATCTACACGATGGCGCCCAGCGCGCTCGATCTGGTTGCGACGATTGGCGCTGTTACCGCGCTGTTCGCCGCGACCATCGCGATCGTCCAGCCCGACATCAAGAAGGTGCTCGCTTACTCGACCATCAGTCAGCTCGGCTACATGTTTCTGGGCGTGGGCTCCGGCGCGTATGCGTCGGGAATCTTCCACCTCATGACCCACGCGTTCTTCAAGGGCCTGCTGTTCTTGTGCGCCGGCTCGGTGATTCACGCGCTCGGCGGCG of Candidatus Binatus sp. contains these proteins:
- a CDS encoding complex I subunit 1 family protein encodes the protein MTIELIAGAIKAILMILAGLSLSLFLLYFERKGSALIQDRIGSNRATLTGLGKRMGMPNLGIINTTIADPVKMFTKEDFIPAGADKFLHTLAPFLSLFPVMITFVVIPFGDTISIAGHRIGLEAANLNAGALYLLATIGLGVYGGALAGWSSNNRWALLGGIRTTAQMISYELAMGLAIVSVIMTFGTLNLQEIVRGQGGVWFGFLPRWAIFTQPLAFILLLVAGAAETKRIPFDLPESESELIQGYFIEYSGGKQAVFMLTDFAEQALVAMLLTTFFLGGWQIPWLMRDGFHLPGGAFLALPALAVSLMGVVAFLVKVVALCMFLGMVRWTLPRFRYDQLMRLGWKGLVPLGLLNVLVTAFVVVATGRVQ
- a CDS encoding NADH-quinone oxidoreductase subunit J, with the protein product MPPFLYIFLGALAVISALGVIIQRNPIHSLLALIATLMTVAVLFIAEDAVVVGFLQIIVYAGAIMVLFLFVIWLLNLQVETGPTGHLALKLFGSLAAALLATELFFILARPHLQVKFTHEPVDYGSLASLAGKLFTDYLVAFEVTSVLLLAAVVGSVALARRLPGTDDPRAARKIAS
- the nuoL gene encoding NADH-quinone oxidoreductase subunit L, with protein sequence MTVEFPALALILLFPALGVVFNLFLGPRYGRGAVNVVGPGVMFAAFGVATWAFLTLLAMPPGGALAVHLWGWIQAGRFHAELGLRLDALSGVMVMIVTGVGALIHLYSVGYMAHDEDFARFFTYMNLFAFSMLILILANNLLMMFVGWEGVGLCSYLLIAFWYTNPQYAYNGRKAFVVNRIGDAGFLLGIFTIVATLGAHGVWTLDFVELHNNAALLGGAAATAAGFLLFIGATGKSAQIPLYVWLPDAMVGPTPVSALIHAATMVTAGVYMIARLGFIYTMAPSALDLVATIGAVTALFAATIAIVQPDIKKVLAYSTISQLGYMFLGVGSGAYASGIFHLMTHAFFKGLLFLCAGSVIHALGGEQDMNKMGGLRRKLPITFWTMFIATLAIAAVPPFSGYFSKDLILEAAYDSGHSWLWFLGVITAALTSFYMFRLIFMTFFGESRVDSEKEHHLHESPAVMTIPLIVLAILATVGGWVNLPGGLLWGNAFVRFLTPAVGAFKPIVEASPSSLSLVASIASAIGIVLAYVWYLRLPGIPSLLAWRLKGPYDLLLNKYYIDQLYNFIVTRPLFWVSNNVLNRAIDSFAIDGAADGAGLAVQTSGQIARRAETGNVQHYAFVYLLGALGIVAYYLFLVMR
- the nuoK gene encoding NADH-quinone oxidoreductase subunit NuoK; translated protein: MIPLTYMMSLSAIIFAIGVAGVIIRRNILVMFMSIELMLNAVNLAFIAIGSRLGSMDGQVIVFFVMTVAAAEAAVGLGIIISVFRNRETVHADDLTLMRW
- a CDS encoding NAD(P)H-dependent oxidoreductase subunit E is translated as MPGNPQPKFSDAALAEYRQLLGRYPTRQAALLPTLWIAQREFGWLSDETLDYVAHLMELPPAHVRAVVSFYTMFHRKPVGRYLLDVCTNLSCRLRGAEKIVGCIRRRLKIEMGETTPDGKFTLASVECMASCGTAPMLQLNQDAYVENLTEESILKLIDELAARDN